Proteins from one Bombus pyrosoma isolate SC7728 linkage group LG16, ASM1482585v1, whole genome shotgun sequence genomic window:
- the LOC122576238 gene encoding chromodomain-helicase-DNA-binding protein Mi-2 homolog isoform X1, with translation MAKYLSVPCRRGTVMENSSFDGEDDIDETGGQVSNVNQQVDGSSDAEESQRLEEDDDYEPEERKKKKGKKRKARSEDKKGKKKKKKKKSDSGDESDFGGGGETGDVAGDDSDYAGNRKSRKSSSRKSSSHNAPAPPSQEPTTGMPTIEEVCNTFGLTDVQIEYTDADFQNLTTYKLFQQHVRPLLAKENPKVPMSKLMMLVAAKWRDFSELNPHTQPDADVSSANVDEDSRNARANRGGAVQEGEDEEDDDEDSDRKRKSRGSRAKKGKKASKVPTLKIKLGKRKRGSSDEEAEGSGVGTDRDSDMEFEQMLADAEEPTGADGTNKGNAEESGVEPPAEPPVRRKAKTKIGNKTKKKKKTKTTSKFPDGEEGLQTDHQDYCEVCQQGGEIILCDTCPRAYHLVCLEPELEETPEGKWSCPHCEGEGIAGAAEDDDEHMEFCRICKDGGELLCCDSCTSAYHTHCLNPPLSEIPDGDWKCPRCSCPPIRGKVAKILTWRWKECPETPSEEPSTSKAAPKQRRIREFFVKWADMSYWHCDWITELQLDVFHPLMFRNYSRKYDMDEPPKLEEPLDESDSRVKRLKEQDVATNRDEYNLEERFYRYGVRPEWLVVHRVINHRLSRDGRATYLVKWRELGYDQATWEDEHEDIPGLKQAIEYYLDLRAANCCDGSSSRKGKKGKGKKSKTRELIDDEERTPKRYTPPPDKPTTDLKKKYERQPEYLDQTGMQLHPYQLEGLNWLRYSWGQGIDTILADEMGLGKTIQTITFLYSLYKEGHCKGPFLVSVPLSTIINWEREFETWAPDFYCVTYVGDKDSRIVIRENELSFEEGAVRGGRASKIRSNQIKFNVLLTSYELISIDSACLGSIDWAVLVVDEAHRLKSNQSKFFRLLASYNIAYKLLLTGTPLQNNLEELFHLLNFLCRDKFNDLAAFQNEFADISKEEQVKKLHELLGPHMLRRLKADVLKNMPSKSEFIVRVELSPMQKKYYKYILTRNFEALNPKGGGQQVSLLNIMMDLKKCCNHPYLFPAASQEAPTAPNGSYETSALIKAAGKLVLLSKMLKKLRDDGHRVLIFSQMTKMLDILEDYLEGEGYKYERIDGNITGAQRQEAIDRFNAPGAQQFVFLLSTRAGGLGINLATADTVIIYDSDWNPHNDIQAFSRAHRIGQANKVMIYRFVTRNSVEERVTQVAKRKMMLTHLVVRPGMGGKGANFSKQELDDILRFGTEELFKEEEGKEDEAIHYDDKAVAELLDRSKEGIEQKENWANEYLSSFKVASYVTKEGETEEEADTEIIKQEAENTDPAYWIKLLRHHYEQQQEDIARTLGKGKRIRKQVNYNDGGVTGDQSTRDDQPWQENLSDYNSDFSAPSDDDKEDDDFDEKGDGDLLSRRSRRRLERRDEKDRPLPPLLARVNGNIEVLGFNARQRKAFLNAIMRYGMPPQDAFNSQCILSHFRLVRDLRGKSEKNFKAYVSLFMRHLCEPGADNAETFADGVPREGLSRQHVLTRIGVMSLIRKKVQEFEHINGYYSMPEMIRKPVEPVKVDGGGEGATGTSSTSATPATSNAPSPSPAATPTSTTIPGSTNTDSNKSNSDTSEVKECKEVPKDKENVDSKDVEESKESKEEEENNTEKDKDKEDTKKEEKDTEGETQDKEKDKVDATDEKLVTKHDEKVDNSESKTKQDSEEDVVIVKDDEEETEKREEKDNKDKDIKDCDSETMKPKRKFMFNIADGGFTELHTLWLNEEKAAVPGREYEIWHRRHDYWLLAGIVTHGYGRWQDIQNDIRFAIINEPFKMDVGKGNFLEIKNKFLARRFKLLEQALVIEEQLRRAAYLNLTQDPNHPAMSLNARFAEVECLAESHQHLSKESLAGNKPANAVLHKVLNQLEELLSDMKSDVSRLPATLARIPPVAQRLQMSERSILSRLAATAPGGSSSQSGQAALLAQQFPAGFSGGQLPATFAGAANFGNFRPQYSVPGQPPQGFTA, from the exons ATGGCAAAATATTTGTCGGTGCCATGTCGTCGCGGTACTGTGATGGAAAATAGTTCTTTCGACG GAGAGGATGACATAGATGAAACTGGAGGTCAAGTTTCAAATGTTAACCAACAAGTAGATGGTTCATCCGATGCAGAAGAATCTCAAAGACTA GAAGAAGATGATGATTATGAAccagaggaaagaaagaaaaagaaaggaaaaaaacgaaaagctCGTAGTGAAGataagaaagggaagaaaaagaagaaaaagaaaaaatctgATTCTGGAGat GAAAGTGATTTTGGAGGAGGCGGTGAAACTGGTGATGTAGCTGGTGATGATAGTGACTATGctggaaatagaaaaagtagaaaatcttCTTCCAGAAAATCATCTAGTCACAATGCACCTGCTCCTCCTAGCCAGGAACCCACAACAGGAATGCCTACGATTGAGGAAGTCTGTAACACTTTTGGATTAACTGATGTACAAATTGAATACACTGATGCGGACTTCCAGAATTTAACTacctataaattatttcaacaacATGTCAGGCCACTACTAGCAAAAGAGAAtccaaaa GTTCCAATGTCGAAGCTTATGATGTTAGTGGCTGCCAAATGGCGTGATTTTTCTGAGTTAAATCCTCACACACAGCCAGATGCAGATGTATCTTCTGCAAATGTAGATGAAGACAGTAGAAATGCAAGGGCAAATCGTGGTGGTGCGGTTCAGGAAGGCGAAGATGAAGAAGACGATGACGAAGATAGTGATAGAAAACGGAAATCACGAGGATCGAGAGcgaagaagggaaagaaagctTCTAAAGTACCAACACTCAAGATCAAACTTGGAAAGCGCAAACGAGGAAGCTCGGATGAGGAAGCAGAGGGTAGTGGTGTTGGTACTGACAGAGATTCAGACATGGAATTCGAGCAAATGTTGGCAGATGCGGAGGAACCTACTGGTGCGGATGGGACGAACAAAGGAAATGCTGAAGAAAGCGGGGTTGAACCACCAGCAGAACCACCTGTTCGCAGGAAGGCAAAGACCAAAATCGGAAATAAGactaagaagaagaaaaagacaaaaacCACGTCGAAGTTTCCAGACGGGGAAGAAGGTCTTCAG ACTGATCATCAGGATTATTGTGAAGTATGTCAACAAGGTGGAGAAATTATTCTATGCGACACATGTCCTAGAGCTTATCACTTGGTGTGTCTAGAGCCTGAATTAGAAGAAACTCCGGAAGGAAAATGGAGTTGTCCTCATTGTGAAGGAGAAGGTATTGCAG GTGCAGCTGAAGACGACGATGAGCATATGgaattttgtagaatatgTAAAGATGGTGGCGAATTGCTATGCTGTGATAGCTGTACTAGTGCGTATCATACACATTGTTTGAATCCTCCACTTTCAGAAATTCCTGATGGCGACTGGAAGTGTCCCAGATGTTCTTGTCCACCTATACGTGGAAAAG TTGCAAAGATCTTAACATGGAGGTGGAAGGAATGCCCAGAAACACCCTCAGAGGAACCGTCAACAAGTAAAGCTGCTCCTAAGCAACGTAGAATACGCGAATTCTTCGTGAAATGGGCAGATATGTCTTATTGGCATTGCGACTGGATTACAGAATTACAGCTTGATGTTTTCCATCCTCTCATGTTTAG AAATTATTCACGAAAATATGATATGGACGAACCACCGAAGTTGGAGGAACCATTAGACGAAAGCGATTCCCGAGTGAAACGTTTAAAAGAACAGGACGTTGCAACTAATAGGGATGAATACAATTTAGAGGAACGATTCTATCGTTACGGAGTTCGACCAGAGTGGCTTGTAGTGCATCGAGTAATTAATCATAGGCTTTCAAGAGATGGTAGAGCGACGTATCTCGTTAAATGGAGGGAATTAGGATACGATCAGGCAACTTGGGAGGATGAGCATGAAGATATTCCTGGGTTAAAGCAAGCTATCGAATATTACTTGGATCTCAGAGCTGCGAACTGTTGTGATGGTAGTTCGTCCCGCAAGGGCAAGAAGG GTAAAGGCAAGAAATCGAAGACTCGTGAACTCATCGATGACGAAGAAAGAACGCCTAAGAGGTATACTCCTCCACCTGACAAACCTACCACAGATCTAAAGAAAAAGTATGAACGGCAGCCAGAATATCTGGATCAGACTGGAATGCAGTTACATCCTTATCAGCTAGAA GGTTTGAATTGGTTAAGATATTCATGGGGTCAAGGTATAGACACTATTTTAGCGGATGAGATGGGTCTAGGAAAAACCATTCAAACTATCACCTTTCTGTATTCATTATACAAAGAAGGTCACTGCAAGGGACCGTTCCTTGTATCTGTTCCTCTATCAACTATCATTAACTGGGAGCGTGAATTTGAAACCTGGGCACCTGATTTTTATTGTGTTACTTACGTTG gTGACAAGGACAGTCGTATCGTAATTCGTGAGAATGAATTGTCTTTCGAAGAGGGTGCTGTTCGTGGTGGCCGAGCATCGAAGATCCGATCGAATCAAATTAAGTTCAATGTACTTCTTACCAGTTACGAGCTGATCTCAATTGATTCTGCGTGCTTAGGATCGATAGATTGGGCTGTATTAGTAGTAGACGAAGCGCATAGACTCAAATCTAACCAGTCGAAATTTTTTAGACTATTAGCGTCCTATAATATCgcgtataaattattgttaactGGAACTCCTCTCCAAAATAACTTGGAGGAATTGTTCCATCTTTTGAATTTCCTCTGTCGTGATAAATTCAATGACTTAGCTGCGTTTCAAAATGAATTCGCTGATATTTCAAAAGAAGAACAAGTGAAGAAGTTGCATGAACTACTCGGACCACACATGTTAAGGAGATTAAAGGCTGATGTATTAAAG aaTATGCCGAGTAAATCGGAATTCATTGTCCGTGTCGAATTATCGCCTatgcaaaagaaatattataaatatatattgacgAGGAACTTCGAGGCGCTGAATCCCAAGGGGGGAGGTCAACAAGTGTCGCTATTGAATATCATGATGGATCTTAAAAAGTGCTGCAACCATCCTTACTTATTTCCAGCCGCGTCTCAAGAAGCACCAACCGCACCAAACGGAAGTTACGAAACGTCTGCATTAATCAAAGCAGCAGGAAAATTGGTTCTATTGAGCaaaatgttaaagaaattaaGAGACGATGGACATAGAGTCTTGATCTTTTCTCAAATGACAAAAATGTTGGATATTCTCGAAGATTATTTAGAAGGAGAGGGTTATAAGTATGAAAGAATAGACGGTAACATTACTGGTGCTCAACGACAGGAAGCCATTGACAGATTTAATGCACCTG GCGCGCAACAGTTTGTTTTTCTACTTTCTACTCGGGCCGGTGGTTTGGGTATAAACTTGGCTACTGCCGACACTGTGATCATTTACGATTCCGACTGGAATCCACACAACGACATTCAGGCATTTAGTAGAGCACATAGAATTGGCCAAGCTAATAAAGTCATGATTTATAGATTTGTAACTCGCAACTCTGTCGAAGAACGAGTTACACAAGTGGCGAAGCGTAAAATGATGTTAACACATTTAGTTGTGAGACCTGGAATGGGTGGTAAAGGCGCTAATTTCAGTAAACAAGAACTTGACGACATTTTAAGATTCG GCACTGAGGAATTGTTCAAAGAGGAGGAAGGCAAAGAGGATGAAGCCATTCATTATGATGACAAAGCTGTGGCTGAATTGTTAGACAGAAGCAAGGAAGGTATCGAACAGAAAGAAAACTGGGCCAATGAGTATCTAAGTTCGTTTAAAGTAGCATCGTACGTAACAAAGGAAGGTGAAACGGAAGAAGAAGCTGACACGGAGATTATTAAACAGGAAGCTGAGAACACAGATCCAGCTTATTGGATCAAATTATTGAGACATCATTATGAACAACAACAGGAAGACATTGCCAGAACACTTGGAAaag gtAAACGAATACGTAAGCAAGTGAACTATAATGATGGAGGAGTAACTGGAGACCAAAGTACAAGGGATGATCAACCATGGCAGGAGAATCTTTCTGATTACAACAGTGATTTTAGTGCTCCTAGCGATGACGATAAAGAAGACGACGACTTTGACGAAAAGGGTGATGGTGACCTGTTATCTCGCAGAAGCAGGCGAAGATTAGAGAGGAGAGACGAAAAGGATCGACCTCTTCCTCCATTACTTGCCAGAGTTAATGGAAACATTGAA GTACTAGGCTTCAATGCCAGACAAAGGAAAGCATTCCTGAACGCGATTATGCGTTACGGTATGCCACCACAGGACGCGTTTAATTCTCAGTG TATATTGTCGCATTTCAGGTTGGTACGAGACCTGAGAGGCAAGTCGGAGAAGAATTTCAAGGCCTACGTTTCCCTTTTCATGCGACATTTGTGTGAACCTGGTGCGGATAATGCCGAAACATTTGCCGATGGTGTCCCGAGAGAAGGTCTTAGCAGACAGCACGTTTTAACAAGAATTGGTGTAATGTCTTTAATAAGGAAAAAG GTGCAAGAATTCGAACACATAAACGGATATTACTCGATGCCAGAAATGATTCGCAAACCGGTAGAACCTGTGAAAGTAGATGGTGGTGGAGAAGGAGCAACTGGAACTAGCAGTACCAGTGCAACACCAGCTACTTCTAACGCACCTAGCCCGAGTCCTGCTGCAACTCCAACGTCAACTACTATCCCTGGAAGTACGAATACTGATTCCAACAAGTCAAATTCAGACACGTCTGAAGTAAAAGAATGTAAAGAAGTACCCAAGGATAAAGAA aatGTTGATTCGAAGGATGTGGAAGAATCAAAAGAATctaaagaagaggaagagaataATACGGAAAAAGATAAAGACAAAGAGGACAccaagaaagaagagaaggataCAGAGGGAGAAACACAGGATAAAGAGAAGGATAAAGTAGATGCTACAGACGAAAAATTAGTGACGAAACACGACGAAAAAGTAGACAACTCTGAAAGCAAAACAAAACAAGATTCCGAGGAAGATGTAGTTATTGTTAAAgacgatgaagaagaaacagaaaagcGAGAG GAGAAAGATAATAAAGATAAGGACATAAAGGACTGTGATTCAGAAACGATGAAGCCCAAGCGCAAGTTCATGTTCAACATAGCTGATGGTGGTTTCACTGAATTACACACATTATGGTTAAATGAAGAGAAAGCTGCAGTACCTGGCCGTGAATACGAAATCTGGCATAGAAGACATGACTATTGGTTACTGGCCGGCATTGTTACACATGGCTATGGTCGTTGGCAGGATATCCAAAATGATATTAG gtttgcaataataaatgaacCATTTAAGATGGACGTGGGCAAGGGTaactttttagaaataaaaaacaaattcctAGCTCGACGTTTCAAACTGTTGGAACAGGCATTAGTGATAGAAGAGCAATTGAGAAGAGCCGCGTACCTGAACTTAACGCAGGATCCTAATCACCCTGCGATGAGCCTGAATGCAAGATTTGCCGAAGTCGAGTGCCTTGCAGAATCACATCAACATCTTAGTAAAGAAAGCCTTGCCGGAAATAAACCAGCAAATGCTGTGTTgcataaa GTACTAAATCAATTGGAAGAACTGTTGTCTGACATGAAATCTGACGTGAGTCGTTTACCAGCAACATTAGCTCGCATTCCACCTGTTGCTCAAAGACTTCAAATGTCAGAGAGATCGATATTGAGTCGATTGGCAGCAACCGCACCAGGTGGTAGCAGTTCTCAGTCGGGTCAAGCAGCGCTGTTAGCGCAACAGTTCCCAGCCGGTTTCTCCGGTGGACAATTGCCGGCTACATTCGCTGGTGCGGCTAATTTCGGGAATTTTAGACCACAATACTCAGTACCAGGTCAACCACCACAGGGATTCACAG CTTGA